The DNA segment AATGAAGTACTAATCCTGTTGCTTTATACGAGTATGAAGAATATGAAATACACTCGTTCCAGAACACAGGATTAGTCTGCCTTCTTTCGAATGGCTATTGCTTCGAGCACGTACCTTTGTCGTGTCTTGACTAGTAGGCTTTTTAAAATAGGCATCTTTGTATCCTCTCTGGAACGAAACAGGGAGGTTTTTTTAATGTCATTTATGCGCGCAATGAACGTAAATTATGCTATAGGTGATCGGACACTTCTTTCAATTGATGAATTATCCATTCATAAAGGGGACCGAATTGGCCTGGTTGGAAAAAATGGTCAAGGCAAAACGATGTTGATTAAGTATTTATTAGGAGAGCTTGATGGGGCATACCTCTCCGTTCTATGGCAAGGGTCCGTCAACTGGATGGAACAGCTGAATGGGGAGAGGAGATCCCAAAAGAGCGGCGGGGAACAAACACAAGCAAAAATCATTGAACTTTTCGCTTCAAACAAAGATGTTTTGCTGCTTGATGAGCCAACGAATAACCTTGACCTAAACCATATTGATTATTTAGAACAACAGCTCCTCTCTCATCAGGGAGCATACGTCGTCATATCACATGATCGAGCTTTGCTTGACCATACGTGTACAACAATTTGGGAATTAGCAGAGGGAGAACTCAAGGTATATAACGGCAATTACACGTTTTACCATAAACAAAAACAACTGGAGACGGCCAAGCAATATGAAGATCATGAGAAATATGTGAAGGAAAAGAAACGGTTAGAGCATCGAATTCGTAAAAAACAAGAGCAATCGCAGGGGATGAGGAAGCCGCCAAAGAGAATGAGTAATTCTGAATGGCAATTAGGTAAAAATAAAGCAGCTGCGAAACAGAAGAAAGTGGAGCGAGTAGGAAAGAACTTGGAGCGAAGATTAGAGCGATTAGAGACTGTCGACAAACCATTTGAATGGGAAAAGGTTAAGATGGATTATTATCAAGTTGAGCCGTTACATCAAACGACCGTGATGACAAGTGAGAAATTGACAGCCAGACTTCCTAACAAACCATTATATACTATCGAATCGTTAACGCTGAAAACAGGTTCAAAGACGGCACTTATTGGTGATAATGGCTGTGGAAAAACAACCTTAGTCAACCAAATTCTGAAGGAAGACACAACGAAATGGGTGTCTCAGGCAAAGATAGGCTATTTTCAACAAGATTTAACCGAACTGCCTGTAGATTCAACCATTTACAAGTACGTTAGTGACCAAAGTCCGCTCGATGAGTCAACGATTCGGATTATTCTTGCCAGGCTTCACTTTTATCGAGAAGATGTCTTTAAATCTATTTATTCATTGAGCGGAGGGGAACGAGTCAAGGTAGCTCTCGCCCGACTGTTAGCAGGAGATTATAATCTGCTTATTTTGGATGAGCCAACAAATCATCTGGACATCGAAGCTCTTCAATCATTGGAGAAATTAATTGTGGACTATCCAGGAACGGTTTTATTTATTACACACGACCGTAGATTTATTGAAAAAGTTGCCGACCAGCTATGGTTGATGAAGAATGAGACAGTACGTATGTTTGAAGGGACATGGGTCGATTGGATGAACGAGCAAGATCGCCCGGCCGTGCAAGAAGAGGACTATGATCAACTAGCTCTTGAAACAAAAGTGACGGAATTAATCAGTCGGTTGAGCATGCCCGATTCTTTAGACGATAAAGGGAAATTGGAGAAGGAATATCAGGAGACGTTAACGAAATTAAATAAAATTAGGAAATAAAGCTAAAAGACGGCCGGCCTGGTCGTCTTTTTGTTAAAAGGGGGAGAATAAATTGGATTTGTTTACCGTTTTTGAAAGTTTGCCTAAATTAGAAACAGATCAATTAATTCTTAGAAAGATAAATAAAAATGACATAGAGCATATTTATTCTTATGGGTCTAACCCATATGTATCCCAAAAAGTGGGGTGGGACACACACCACTCTATTGAGGACACAAAGGAATTTGTGGAATTTATATTAAATGGGTATAGGGAACACAAAAAAGCGATATGGGGTATGCAATTAAAGTCTACTGGAAAACTTGTAGGCACCATTGATTTTGTAACTTTAAATTCAAAACATAAGAATGCAGAAATTGGATATGTGCTCTCAAAGGATCATTGGGGCATGGACTGACAACAGAAGCTGCAAAGAAATTAATTGATTTCGGATTTAGGGAGCTTGGATTAGAACGAATTCAAGCCAGATGTTTTGTTGATAATATAGGTTCTCAAAGAGTGATGGAGAAGGTTGGTATGTCATTTGAAGGCATAATACGCAAAGGGATGTTTGCTAAAGGGAGTTCCAAGACTTAAAATTATATTCTATTTTAGCGGAAGAGGTTAAGCAGTACGAAACTTTTTGATCGGGATCTTAGTAAAAAATAAAAGCTGTCTTTAGACAGCTTTTAGAGAGCTTATATTTTTAATGAAGTCTTTTCTTATCCATATTATCATCGATCACATCGTTGATTTTTTCTTTGGCTTGTTCCACCATTTCGTCAGCAATCATCACAACGTCTGTATCATATTTTTCTTGTTTCGAAACATCGAATTGAAGTTTCTCAGCATAAGATGCTGGTCTATTCATCATAAAAGCAGAAGTCACTTCACAATATTTATCACGGGCTTCGTCAGCGCTTAACTTACCTGTCACAATATCATTCATTAAGTTGAGGGCGAGAATATTTGCGGCTTCCATATCACAACGGGAAGACACTTCACCTCTTGTACGTTCAACAACGACACTTCCATCAAATTTGGCTAATTCACTAAACATGTCTGTTGGAACGGAGTAGTTAATATAAATTTTCGATCACATCGGTATGTGGTTGTGGAAAATCGTGAGGAATCTCGTCACGATAGACAATGGTTCGCTTCCAAGGTCCATTGTTATACCAAATTAGTCTGCTTTCAGTGGCTTCGTTTGGAGGACCGTATTGTTCAATTGTAAGATGAGCGGATTTTTTAGACATTGCATTCCAATCATTAACAATAGCTTGGACTGTCTCGATGTTTTCAAAAGTTTTAGTCGTTTTTTCTGCATCACCAAAAGTTTGTACCTTTAAATCACTCGTCATTGCTGTGGCAGCAGTTTTCATTTTTTCTTCTTGCTCCATAATATTTCACTCTTTTCATCACTCATTTATTTCAAATTATTTTGTGAAAAAAAATGAAATATATACGTTTTCTTAACTAAACCTAAACTAAACTGGTGCGGTTGTTTCACTTACAATAAAGTTTTTCACTAAGCTGACAAGGGATGACTTTTCCTACTGAGTTCATGTGTGGAACGTTGAATGAGGGTTCGAACCATCGATTATGGCTTAGAAGTTTGAAAGATATGCCTGTCAGTATTTTTCCCCAGCCTTCGTTCTGCCAAGTCAACCTCTACCTACGCTTCACACCTTCTAAATATATTGATCTGAAGCAACTAACTAGAAGGCTGACGCTCGTAAGCAAAAAGGTCAGCTTTCATTTTTTTGGCCCAAAACAAGCTTGAGCAACGCTGTGTGAAGACCTATGACTAAACGGTTTATGAATAAAAGTAAAAGTTCTAAAGATAATAACGTAATAAGTCATTTTCAAACTCCTAGTCCCACGTTATTCAGTGAGACAATTAGGCGTGTTGGGGAGGACGAGTATGTAATTTTTGGGGTGAAGGGAGTTTTTCTATAATGCTAAAAAAATTCACACCTGTATTCACTATATCGGCTGGAATTATTTTCTTACTCGTTATTTTAGGTATTTTGTGGCCAGAGAATTTGGAAACCACTACAACTGAAGTTCAAGCATTTATATCTAATAAATTGGGCTGGTACTATTTGATCGTAGTGACACTTTTCGTTATCGTATGTTTGGTCTTTTTAATTTCTCCGTTGGGAAGAATTAAACTTGGTAAGCCAGGGGAAAAGCCTGAATTCACCAGACCCACCTGGATTGCCATGTTGTTCAGCGCCGGAATGGGGATAGGGCTCGTGTTTTGGGGGACAGCTGAACCGATCAGTCATTATGCGATCAGTTCCCCTACGGGTGAAACGGGTACGGATCAAGCGATTAAAGATGCCATGAGATTTACTTTCTTTCATTGGGGAATTCACGCATGGGCAATATATGGGATCGTGGCACTAGTGTTAGCTTACTTTAATTTTAGACACGGAAGAAAAGGCCTTATCAGTGCTACGCTACATCCGATAATCGGCGAAAAAGCAGCAGAGGGAAACTTTGGGAAACTTATTGATATTCTGGCTGTCATCGCTACAGTCATAGGTGTAGCCACAACACTTGGTTTTGGCGCAGTCCAGATTAATGGTGGATTGTCTTATTTGTTCGACATCCCCGTTAACATTGTCATTCAATTTATCATTGTAGCTATCGTCACAATTCTGTTTATGATTTCGGCTTGGTCAGGTTTAGGTAAAGGAATCAAAATTTTAAGTAACGCTAATATGATTATAGCGCTCCTGTTGTTTGGTTTCGTCTTCATTGTCGGACCAACGTTATTTCAATTAAATTTATTTACAAATTCGCTCGGGACGTACTTACAGAACCTTCCGGCTATGAGTTTTCGGATAGCTCCGCTCAACGAAGAGGCAAGAGGGTGGATTAATGGATGGACAGTATTCTATTGGGCGTGGTGGATCGCATGGTCACCGTTCGTAGGGATATTTATTGCTCGGGTTTCTCGGGGCCGCAGTATTAGGGAATTTGTCTTTACGGTATTAATTATTCCATCAGTCATCGGGTTCTTATGGTTTGCGGTTTTTGGCGGCACAGCTATTTCACTTGAACACAATGGGATAGCTACACTCTCATCTCTAGCCACAGAGGAGTCGTTATTTGGGGTTTTGGCTAATTACCCATTTAGCATTGTTGCCTCCCTTGTCGCCATTACACTGATTAGCACATTTTTTATAACTTCTGCAGATTCAGGAACATATGTATTAGGAATGATGACTTCTGATGGATCGCAACACCCTGGCCTTACGATTAAATTAATCTGGGGTTGCTTACTTTCAGCCATAGCACTCGCTTTACTATATACAGGGGGTCTTCAAGCATTGCAAAACACAATGATTATTGCTGCTTTGCCATTCTCTGTTATCATGATTTTAATGACTATCAGTTTCATTAAAGCTGTCTATAGAGAAGGGAAGGATTTGGGTGTTGGTCGATTCAACCCTCCCAAAAAGAAATCCTGAAAGGGAAAAGCATCCTGGAGAAACGTGATAATCTATACACTTATTTGAGCGATTCCCTGACATCCTTAGGCATCGATCAATAGCCCGTCTCTAGGACGGGCTTACTTTTGGTTTATCGTCATTTTAATTACGCAGAGTTATTTAGAATATCATATTCGTTCGAGCAACAGAGGAGTACATGCTTTTCACTCTTTCTTAATCCCCTCAACAATCGTTTCCACCTCATCTCGAGAAATCTTTTCTCTTCCGCTCTTTAATGTTTTAAGCGTTTTTTTAGCTAGAGCAAGAGGGATTTTACAAAACAGAAGAATATTTCGGTTATTTATGTCCTTTATGTACTCATCTGCTAAGCTCAGATTATTTGTTGCGTACGTGAACATGTCTGCCCTGCTCCAACCATCTGGAAGAAACCTCACACCACGCTCGTGATCTTCCTGTTGATTCCTTAAAATATTTACGGCTTGTAAACCTCTACCGTAAGCAATAGCCAGCTCTCTGTCTGTCACTATATCGTCGCTCCACTGCCAAATATCTGAGAGCATAACGCCAACCAATCCTGCTACATAATACGTATAATCATCCAAATCTTCTTTACTTTTTATATGCCAGTCTTTGCTTACCCAGTCTGCCATCCCAGCTGCCATGACGCTGGTTGAATCTTTTACTTTTTCAGTGATTCCTGCGGGGCATAAGGAGATCCAATCTCCAAGGCGCAAAGTTACCTCGGGGAGTAGGTTCTTGTATGGATGTATCAATTGGTCATACGCATCGTTATCAAATTCATCTTTTAAAAGCTGGCTAACCGAGCGTAATACATGTTGTTTCACTTCTGAATCTATCATTTCGTGATCTTCTATTTCATCAATAGCTCGCATGCATAAATAAGCAGAGGCTACGGTCCTCTTCAACGTCGGTTGCAAAAGACTGATAGGAATGTAAAAGGTTCTGCTTGTTAGTTTTAACATGTGCATGGCTTCTTTTCGTAATTTTGTATCGTTAGTCATATTTTTTCCTCCATTGTCAAACTTGACCTGAAAAATTTTGCAGCACAACGAATTTAAAGATCTTTGGAAGAACTATGATTGCCGCGCGGTTTTCATCTTACCATTATCTATTCGTTAAACCATAATGGGTCATTGTTATCGACAAAGCCGTTATAGTTAATTAATATCTCTTCTCCCGCTTTTATGTCTGTGTAAGCATAGAAATCAAACGTGTCATTGGCAAAGTTAATCTTGTAATTTGCATTAGGTTTATACGAATGGTTAAACATCATACCATATCCCAAAAGAAACGCTGTATGGTTTTCACCATATTCAAAGGCATAATCAGCAAGTCGAGTTTGCTCAATGAATACATGTTCCTCGTTAGGGTACGGAATAACTGGGGCCTCATGGATAAGCTCGCGTTTTGCTATATCGCGTGTGGCGAATACTCCTCTATTGAACTCGTCATTCGTGAGTGAGGAAGTTTTAATTTCAATCATGTTAGTCACCTGCGCCTTCTTTCAATGAAAACTTTTAACCTCTTAAGTTTGACAGTTGAGTAGGATGAAAGCAACTGTTTTAATTATTACCATCTAGGACCTACTATTCCCTGTTGAGAAGAGGGGGTATCAAAGCAAGACTACTGTAAGTTATATAAATCTTATATTTAACAATAGGGAAGATAAGTCAGTTTAAACTAATCTGAGCAGCAGTCCTTGAAAAAGGATTCCTCGTTTACAGCACTTCATGACTCATCCTTTTTTGGAAAAAGTGCTTTTGTTGAGGCGGCTATCTCCATCTCTTCAATGGACTTACAGTAACTTTCCTGAATCTCCCCGCCCCAATTTTTTACGGGCTTCTTTACAAAATGGATCATCTTTTTATTTTTATACCAATCACCAGACTCAGCATCTATGTGATTCCAATCTTTCCATGTGGCACTAAGTGTTGGGCTGTAAATCCGCTGAGCTTCATGTTTTAAAGAACAGGGAGTACTTTGCAATTCATGCATCTGCCCAGGTGCTGTTTCTTTCACATTATTAAACAGTTGAGGCCAAAAGTCCTTGCGGGATCCAGTATGAGGATGGGATTTCGTCCATTCAATGGTTTGTGTCAAACGGTTTTGACCGGAAAAAAGCAGACTATATAACCTTTTTCCAAGGTTGATTCGATCCTTCACTGATGAAAAGTGGTGAACCGTTCCACCGATCAATTTGGTGTTTTTTTGGACAGAGTCCGTATAAGGGAGCAAAATATGATTGAATTCGAACAGATCTTGGAGCCTGAACATAATCGTATTCAACACTGTATCCTTGTATTGTTTATTTTGAATCACACGTCCTTCAATGTATTGCTGTTCATTGATGATTAGCGCGATCGTCAGCTCTTCCTTTGTAGACTCAGTCCAGAATTGATTCCAGAACGGTTCCATGAATTTGGAAACCTCCATGGAAGACAATAGATGAAAGAGGGGGCGTCCACGTTTTTTGCTTTCTTCATATAATAATAACTGTGGATAAGCATCCTGGAAAATCAACCAGTTGCCTCGCTCCAGGAACAAAAAAAAGTCGGTTTGCTCTTTCCGAGATAAAAGCTTCGGCAAATATTCTCCTTTAAGATCGGTCATGTTCCAGCCGGCATTACGTGACACCAGGTGCGCCAATAATGCCCAATGAATTTCCGGATGCTCTTGATAAAAATCAAAGTAGGCCTGCGTTCGAGTCACATTGTTTTGATTTTGTTTTCGGGTGATGGCGCGGATAATTTGGATGATGTTTTCCTCTTCTGGGGTAAGGTCATCTCTAACGGTTCGTTGGCTGACCGCTTTTTTTAATTGTTTTTTTATGACTTTCATAGGTCCCCTTGTTTGTTTAAAGATGACGGTCTCCTCCTTTCTTGAAAACTTTTGCATATATAATCATTGCATCATATTAGATGGAAAATAATTGTAATTAATAGTATTCACCTGTTTATTTTTACTTATGCAAGAAGACTAGCCCAAACTTCAAAAAGGACTGCCTCTTATTAGAGTGCAGTCCTTTTTGTTAAAATACTCTCGTGGTCCAATCTTCACAATTCCAAACGTCTGTGACAATATTTTGATAAAACTCTGGTTCGTGTGAGATCAAAAGCACACTGCCTTTGTAATCGTTCAAGGCACGTTTGAGTTCTGCCTTGGCATCAACATCCAGGTGGTTGGTCGGTTCATCAAGGACGAGCAAGTTGGTCTCTTTATTGATTAGTTTACAGAGTCGAACCTTCGCCTTTTCGCCACCGCTTAACACTTGAACTTTACTCTCGATGTGCTTTTTGGTTAAACCACACCTGGCTAAAGAAGCACGTACTTCATGGTGAGTGAAATGAGGAAATTCATCCCATATTTCTTGAATGCATGTGTTGTTGGTTGCTTCCTTTAATTCTTGTTCAAAATAACCGATATGAAGGTAATCTCCTAACTGTGCCGAACCAGACACAGGGTCTATTTCACCAAGGATACTTCGTAAAAGGGTCGTTTTTCCGATCCCGTTCGCCCCTGATAATGCAATTTTTTGCCCGCGCTCCATTGACAAGTTAAGAGGTCGGGAGAGGGGTTCGTCATAACCAATGACAAGGTCGTTTGTTTCAAACAAGTATTTTCCGGCCGTTCGTGCTTGTTTGAAATGAAACGTTGGTTTC comes from the Halobacillus shinanisalinarum genome and includes:
- the abc-f gene encoding ribosomal protection-like ABC-F family protein; the protein is MSFMRAMNVNYAIGDRTLLSIDELSIHKGDRIGLVGKNGQGKTMLIKYLLGELDGAYLSVLWQGSVNWMEQLNGERRSQKSGGEQTQAKIIELFASNKDVLLLDEPTNNLDLNHIDYLEQQLLSHQGAYVVISHDRALLDHTCTTIWELAEGELKVYNGNYTFYHKQKQLETAKQYEDHEKYVKEKKRLEHRIRKKQEQSQGMRKPPKRMSNSEWQLGKNKAAAKQKKVERVGKNLERRLERLETVDKPFEWEKVKMDYYQVEPLHQTTVMTSEKLTARLPNKPLYTIESLTLKTGSKTALIGDNGCGKTTLVNQILKEDTTKWVSQAKIGYFQQDLTELPVDSTIYKYVSDQSPLDESTIRIILARLHFYREDVFKSIYSLSGGERVKVALARLLAGDYNLLILDEPTNHLDIEALQSLEKLIVDYPGTVLFITHDRRFIEKVADQLWLMKNETVRMFEGTWVDWMNEQDRPAVQEEDYDQLALETKVTELISRLSMPDSLDDKGKLEKEYQETLTKLNKIRK
- a CDS encoding glycine betaine uptake BCCT transporter, coding for MLKKFTPVFTISAGIIFLLVILGILWPENLETTTTEVQAFISNKLGWYYLIVVTLFVIVCLVFLISPLGRIKLGKPGEKPEFTRPTWIAMLFSAGMGIGLVFWGTAEPISHYAISSPTGETGTDQAIKDAMRFTFFHWGIHAWAIYGIVALVLAYFNFRHGRKGLISATLHPIIGEKAAEGNFGKLIDILAVIATVIGVATTLGFGAVQINGGLSYLFDIPVNIVIQFIIVAIVTILFMISAWSGLGKGIKILSNANMIIALLLFGFVFIVGPTLFQLNLFTNSLGTYLQNLPAMSFRIAPLNEEARGWINGWTVFYWAWWIAWSPFVGIFIARVSRGRSIREFVFTVLIIPSVIGFLWFAVFGGTAISLEHNGIATLSSLATEESLFGVLANYPFSIVASLVAITLISTFFITSADSGTYVLGMMTSDGSQHPGLTIKLIWGCLLSAIALALLYTGGLQALQNTMIIAALPFSVIMILMTISFIKAVYREGKDLGVGRFNPPKKKS
- a CDS encoding squalene/phytoene synthase family protein, encoding MTNDTKLRKEAMHMLKLTSRTFYIPISLLQPTLKRTVASAYLCMRAIDEIEDHEMIDSEVKQHVLRSVSQLLKDEFDNDAYDQLIHPYKNLLPEVTLRLGDWISLCPAGITEKVKDSTSVMAAGMADWVSKDWHIKSKEDLDDYTYYVAGLVGVMLSDIWQWSDDIVTDRELAIAYGRGLQAVNILRNQQEDHERGVRFLPDGWSRADMFTYATNNLSLADEYIKDINNRNILLFCKIPLALAKKTLKTLKSGREKISRDEVETIVEGIKKE
- a CDS encoding SET domain-containing protein translates to MIEIKTSSLTNDEFNRGVFATRDIAKRELIHEAPVIPYPNEEHVFIEQTRLADYAFEYGENHTAFLLGYGMMFNHSYKPNANYKINFANDTFDFYAYTDIKAGEEILINYNGFVDNNDPLWFNE
- a CDS encoding DUF2515 domain-containing protein, giving the protein MKVIKKQLKKAVSQRTVRDDLTPEEENIIQIIRAITRKQNQNNVTRTQAYFDFYQEHPEIHWALLAHLVSRNAGWNMTDLKGEYLPKLLSRKEQTDFFLFLERGNWLIFQDAYPQLLLYEESKKRGRPLFHLLSSMEVSKFMEPFWNQFWTESTKEELTIALIINEQQYIEGRVIQNKQYKDTVLNTIMFRLQDLFEFNHILLPYTDSVQKNTKLIGGTVHHFSSVKDRINLGKRLYSLLFSGQNRLTQTIEWTKSHPHTGSRKDFWPQLFNNVKETAPGQMHELQSTPCSLKHEAQRIYSPTLSATWKDWNHIDAESGDWYKNKKMIHFVKKPVKNWGGEIQESYCKSIEEMEIAASTKALFPKKDES